In one Solanum dulcamara chromosome 1, daSolDulc1.2, whole genome shotgun sequence genomic region, the following are encoded:
- the LOC129895067 gene encoding polcalcin Syr v 3-like → MALKNNSRRNISSDGKLELSLQEFKKWLKRFDLNKDGKISKEELREAVMKNGGGWFSKIKGSYGMRIADSNGDGFIDEKEFKNLVEFAQRNLGVRII, encoded by the coding sequence ATGGCATTGAAGAATAATTCTAGAAGAAACATTTCAAGTGATGGAAAACTTGAATTGAGTTtacaagaattcaagaaatggCTAAAGAGATTTGATTTAAACAAAGATGGGAAAATAAGCAAAGAAGAACTACGTGAAGCTGTAATGAAGAATGGTGGTGGTTGGTTTAGCAAGATAAAGGGAAGCTATGGCATGAGAATTGCAGATTCTAATGGTGATGGATTTATTGATGAGAAGGAATTCAAAAATCTTGTTGAATTTGCACAGAGGAATTTAGGTGTTAGAATTATCTAA